Proteins encoded by one window of Halobacteriovorax sp. GB3:
- a CDS encoding PLP-dependent decarboxylase: protein MALTIEHKKRLERVIKRLDSSFFFYDLDHLKSRLTYMDSVKDPDVKLWYACKANPLSSILKIFRNLNFGIDVASQGELNQVLQAGVEPEDILSTGPSKARNYLRSMINNEVNVVVLESLNQAYWLSEIAGELGARPKVLLRVQLDWDEGSSVLGGDAITPFGLDQKEWLKLDFEKTKNLDFQGFHVFQWGNILDLSRLETIWDKISKEMVELAKTMKIPLNILDLGGGLGICYEKGDSPLDFKDVSVTLTKIKEKHGLKKVWMELGRYAVGTCGHYLTQVIDRKTVRGKEILVTDGGINHIARPALVDQDFPCEMFRDSDAEKSSFQVHGPLCTAIDKLGTFQLPNDINEGDWLVFSQTGAYGFTEAMPFFLCHNLPAEVVLYNGDLMTPRPIKTSTDWLV from the coding sequence ATGGCCCTTACAATTGAGCATAAAAAGAGACTTGAGCGCGTGATTAAAAGACTAGATTCTAGTTTCTTCTTCTACGATCTCGATCATCTCAAATCACGCCTCACTTATATGGATAGCGTGAAAGATCCAGATGTAAAACTTTGGTATGCTTGTAAGGCCAATCCTTTGTCTTCTATTTTAAAAATATTTCGAAACCTCAACTTTGGAATCGATGTCGCCTCCCAAGGAGAACTTAACCAAGTTCTGCAAGCAGGAGTTGAGCCAGAGGACATCCTTTCAACTGGTCCATCAAAAGCGAGAAATTATCTTCGCTCCATGATTAATAATGAAGTTAATGTCGTCGTCTTAGAATCACTCAATCAGGCCTATTGGCTTAGTGAAATCGCTGGAGAACTAGGAGCGAGACCAAAGGTACTTCTTCGCGTACAACTGGATTGGGATGAAGGTTCCTCTGTTCTAGGTGGAGATGCCATTACTCCTTTTGGTCTCGATCAAAAAGAGTGGCTAAAGCTAGATTTTGAAAAAACTAAAAATCTCGATTTTCAAGGGTTCCATGTCTTTCAGTGGGGAAATATTCTCGATCTTAGTAGGCTTGAGACCATCTGGGATAAAATTTCAAAAGAAATGGTTGAACTTGCTAAGACAATGAAAATTCCACTCAATATCTTAGATCTTGGTGGAGGCCTTGGAATCTGCTATGAAAAAGGTGACTCCCCTCTCGATTTTAAAGATGTCAGTGTCACGCTCACAAAAATCAAAGAAAAACACGGGTTGAAAAAGGTTTGGATGGAACTTGGTCGCTACGCCGTAGGAACTTGTGGCCACTATCTAACTCAAGTTATCGATAGAAAAACGGTTCGTGGAAAAGAGATTCTTGTCACTGATGGTGGGATTAACCATATTGCTCGTCCGGCCTTAGTAGATCAGGACTTTCCTTGTGAGATGTTTCGTGATTCTGATGCCGAAAAAAGTTCTTTTCAAGTGCACGGTCCACTTTGTACGGCCATCGATAAACTTGGAACTTTTCAACTGCCAAATGATATCAATGAAGGTGATTGGCTTGTCTTCTCTCAAACGGGAGCTTATGGCTTTACAGAGGCAATGCCTTTCTTTCTATGCCACAATCTACCAGCAGAAGTTGTCCTTTACAATGGGGATCTCATGACGCCAAGACCGATAAAAACAAGCACTGACTGGCTCGTTTAG
- a CDS encoding 2,3,4,5-tetrahydropyridine-2,6-dicarboxylate N-succinyltransferase yields the protein MSDLNWKEVLDLMEKGEVRAANKVDGKWVANVDAKKAILAAFKDGTNVDMGDNHYPGFVDKHNMAPRNFTPNDGVRLVPGGSSVRRGAYVSSGVIIMPPAYINIGAYVDEGTMVDSHALVGSCAQIGKNVHLSAGVQIGGVLEPVGLAPVIIEDNAFIGAGAVIVEGIQVLKGAVIAPGVILSKGVPVYDCVNERKLEVGEPIPENAIVVPGSRPVNDKLGWAKEMGLTMNCAMIVKYRDEKSNESLELEEFLR from the coding sequence ATGAGTGATTTAAATTGGAAAGAAGTTCTCGATCTTATGGAAAAAGGCGAAGTTCGTGCCGCTAATAAAGTCGATGGAAAATGGGTTGCAAATGTTGATGCTAAAAAAGCTATTCTTGCAGCTTTCAAAGATGGAACAAATGTTGATATGGGTGATAATCACTACCCTGGTTTTGTAGACAAGCACAATATGGCCCCAAGAAACTTTACACCAAATGATGGTGTTCGCCTCGTTCCAGGTGGATCAAGCGTTCGTCGTGGAGCTTATGTTTCAAGCGGAGTTATCATCATGCCTCCGGCCTATATCAATATTGGCGCCTATGTTGACGAGGGAACAATGGTCGATTCACACGCTCTTGTAGGTTCGTGCGCGCAGATTGGTAAAAACGTTCACCTTTCGGCCGGTGTTCAAATTGGTGGAGTTCTTGAGCCCGTAGGTCTTGCTCCAGTTATTATTGAAGATAATGCTTTCATTGGTGCAGGTGCCGTTATCGTTGAAGGAATTCAAGTTTTAAAAGGAGCCGTTATTGCTCCTGGTGTTATTCTTTCTAAAGGTGTTCCTGTTTATGACTGTGTAAACGAGAGAAAATTAGAAGTTGGTGAGCCAATTCCTGAAAATGCTATCGTTGTCCCTGGTTCTCGTCCTGTCAATGACAAGCTTGGATGGGCAAAAGAGATGGGGCTTACAATGAATTGTGCGATGATCGTAAAATATAGAGACGAAAAATCAAACGAATCACTAGAGCTAGAAGAATTTCTTAGATAG
- the dapA gene encoding 4-hydroxy-tetrahydrodipicolinate synthase — MNVKDYALWTAVISPMNEDQTIDYDSYEKVLREQEQAGNGILILGSTGEALNLDEDESKKILDFALSLNLKAPLMCGVGGINLKSTLKWVQYLETLKLDAYLMVSPLYAKPGEHGQYEWFKTLMDASTKPVMLYNVPGRTGGELNINAVKRLNDHKNLWAIKEASGSVEKFKSYVEAAPKTMVYSGDDALLPDFSPLGASGLVSVASNAWPKETNLFVKKCLDGTLKEAALWSDCSNTLFLASNPVPVKALMASEKTIKTNTMRSPLDARDLQSVEPLLKASEQIRNWYKNLM, encoded by the coding sequence ATGAATGTAAAAGACTACGCCCTATGGACAGCGGTTATTAGTCCAATGAATGAAGATCAAACAATTGATTATGATTCATATGAAAAAGTTCTTCGCGAGCAAGAGCAAGCGGGAAATGGAATTCTTATTTTAGGTTCAACAGGAGAGGCCCTTAACCTCGATGAGGACGAGTCAAAAAAGATTTTAGACTTTGCCCTCTCACTGAATTTGAAGGCCCCACTCATGTGTGGTGTCGGTGGAATCAACCTTAAAAGCACGTTAAAATGGGTTCAATACCTTGAAACATTAAAACTTGATGCCTACCTAATGGTAAGCCCACTTTATGCTAAACCAGGTGAACATGGTCAGTATGAGTGGTTTAAAACTCTCATGGATGCATCGACAAAGCCAGTTATGCTCTACAATGTTCCGGGAAGAACTGGTGGAGAGCTTAATATCAATGCCGTTAAAAGATTAAATGATCATAAAAATTTATGGGCAATTAAAGAGGCCTCAGGTTCAGTTGAAAAATTTAAAAGCTACGTTGAAGCGGCCCCTAAGACCATGGTTTATTCAGGTGATGATGCCCTTCTTCCTGACTTTTCACCGCTTGGAGCTTCTGGACTTGTTTCAGTAGCATCAAATGCATGGCCAAAAGAGACGAATCTCTTTGTCAAAAAATGCCTAGATGGAACTTTAAAAGAAGCCGCTCTTTGGAGTGATTGTTCAAACACACTTTTTCTGGCTTCAAACCCAGTTCCAGTGAAGGCCCTAATGGCCAGTGAGAAAACGATTAAAACAAATACAATGCGCTCACCTCTCGATGCTCGTGATCTTCAATCAGTTGAGCCTCTCCTAAAGGCGAGTGAGCAAATTAGAAATTGGTATAAAAACTTAATGTAA
- a CDS encoding 4-hydroxy-tetrahydrodipicolinate reductase: MKLALLGKGKTGSKVIELIEQKSLPIEVSIFDSKTPITIDSLKGHDVILSFLPGDAFLEYRETLKSSGIPVVTGSTGFSWEEDFKNDLKAPWVYATNFSLGMNLVQQMIKTMSNAHKLFSDYSFNIHEVHHTKKLDAPSGTAITWRDWTGEDFEITSDRIGDVVGDHTLTFETQTEKITLRHEALDRKIFAEGALWATKKVLELEVGLYDFQEITLKELLS; this comes from the coding sequence ATGAAACTCGCCCTCTTAGGTAAAGGAAAAACGGGATCTAAAGTCATAGAACTCATTGAACAAAAATCTCTTCCAATAGAAGTTAGTATCTTTGATTCAAAAACCCCTATCACGATCGATTCTCTTAAAGGACATGATGTGATTCTCTCCTTTTTGCCAGGTGATGCATTTTTAGAGTATCGTGAAACTTTAAAAAGCTCAGGAATCCCCGTAGTTACTGGCTCAACAGGATTTTCTTGGGAAGAAGATTTTAAAAATGATCTTAAGGCACCATGGGTTTATGCGACCAATTTTTCGCTAGGAATGAATCTCGTTCAACAAATGATTAAAACAATGAGTAATGCTCATAAACTTTTTTCTGATTACTCATTTAATATTCATGAAGTCCACCATACAAAGAAGCTTGACGCTCCATCGGGAACAGCAATCACATGGAGAGATTGGACTGGTGAAGATTTTGAGATTACCTCCGATCGAATTGGAGATGTCGTTGGAGATCACACTCTCACCTTTGAAACTCAAACAGAAAAGATCACACTTCGCCACGAGGCCCTCGATAGAAAGATTTTCGCCGAAGGTGCCCTTTGGGCCACAAAGAAAGTCCTAGAGCTAGAAGTTGGACTCTATGACTTTCAAGAAATAACACTAAAAGAACTTTTAAGTTAA
- the lysC gene encoding lysine-sensitive aspartokinase 3, which produces MSNDLIVAKFGGSSMADATCMRRSAKVSFDQKANLVVVSATYGTTNQLIQISNLASKGQWDECAELIEKIKTKHNDIASDLNCYESVREQLETLYNELETLSKGVSLLRDLTPKAFDGLQSLGERMSSLLFTYAMKEVHSENKDVRLLDVRKVLRTDDRFNRASAQIDEIKELCDLHLGEISNDVIFVTQGFIGSTKDGETTTLGRGGSDYSAALLAEGLRARTLQIWTDVAGIATTDPRIVKEAKLLGEITFQEAAELATFGAKILHPTTLTPALRANVQVFVGSSYEPDAPGTWIKKSTSEAPLIRAMAKREAQSLITLSTPKMLHTHGFLFEIFKIFNNHRVSVDSITTSEISVSLTVDDSTLLNKTLFEELSALGEVKIEGELSLVSLIGNNINHTPGLAARIFNALGDINVRMICLGASKHNFCFLVANDKASECIEKLHKEFIA; this is translated from the coding sequence ATGTCTAATGATTTAATTGTCGCTAAATTTGGTGGCTCATCTATGGCCGATGCAACTTGTATGAGAAGAAGCGCAAAGGTGAGCTTTGACCAAAAGGCCAATCTCGTCGTTGTCTCAGCAACCTATGGAACCACAAACCAGCTCATTCAAATTTCAAACCTTGCCTCTAAAGGCCAGTGGGACGAGTGTGCTGAGCTTATTGAAAAAATTAAAACGAAACACAATGATATTGCCTCTGATTTAAATTGCTATGAATCTGTTAGAGAGCAACTAGAAACTCTTTATAATGAACTGGAAACGCTCTCTAAGGGCGTAAGCCTGCTTCGCGATCTCACTCCAAAGGCCTTTGATGGACTTCAATCCCTTGGAGAGAGAATGAGCTCACTTCTCTTTACTTATGCAATGAAGGAAGTCCATAGCGAGAATAAAGATGTTAGACTACTCGATGTTCGAAAAGTTCTTAGAACCGATGATCGCTTCAATAGAGCGAGTGCCCAAATTGATGAGATTAAAGAATTATGTGATCTTCACCTTGGTGAGATCTCAAATGATGTCATCTTTGTCACACAAGGTTTTATCGGCTCTACAAAAGATGGTGAAACCACAACTCTTGGACGCGGCGGCTCTGATTATTCAGCGGCTCTACTTGCTGAGGGATTAAGAGCAAGGACATTACAAATTTGGACTGACGTTGCAGGTATTGCGACGACTGATCCCAGAATAGTTAAAGAAGCAAAACTTCTTGGCGAGATCACTTTTCAAGAAGCAGCTGAACTTGCAACATTTGGCGCGAAGATCCTCCATCCGACAACACTTACACCGGCCCTTCGCGCCAATGTTCAAGTCTTCGTCGGCTCTAGCTATGAGCCCGATGCGCCTGGAACATGGATAAAGAAATCCACGAGTGAAGCCCCACTCATTCGCGCTATGGCAAAAAGAGAGGCTCAAAGTCTCATTACTCTTTCGACGCCAAAGATGCTTCACACTCATGGATTCTTATTTGAGATTTTTAAAATTTTTAATAACCACCGCGTTAGTGTCGATTCCATTACCACATCTGAAATTTCCGTTTCCCTTACTGTCGATGATTCGACGCTACTCAATAAAACACTTTTCGAAGAGCTCAGTGCTCTTGGAGAAGTAAAAATCGAAGGGGAACTTTCCCTTGTGTCTCTAATCGGTAATAATATTAACCACACACCAGGTCTTGCCGCTCGTATCTTTAACGCTCTTGGCGATATTAATGTGCGAATGATCTGTCTTGGCGCTAGTAAGCATAATTTCTGCTTTCTCGTTGCCAATGACAAGGCCAGTGAATGTATTGAAAAGCTACACAAGGAATTTATCGCATGA
- the asd gene encoding aspartate-semialdehyde dehydrogenase, whose amino-acid sequence MKKVGIIGWRGMVGSVLMERMRAEKDFDVIDPYFFTTSQAGQLGPKVNGKQGPLKDAKNLSDLQEMDIIISCQGGDYTKSVYADLRSSGWQGYWIDAASTLRMNEDALIVLDPVNKAVMERGIDRGIKTFAGGNCTVSLQLMAIGSLFENNLVEWVSSMTYQAASGGGARHMRELIKQFEILGLSVKDLNDNPASNIHEIESKVTELLRTKNLPTDQFGVPLAGSLIPWIDSQLDNGQSREEWKGMSETNKILGLDKASEIPVDGTCVRIGALRCHSQAFTIKLKEKVDIKRVEELIANYTEWTEFVPNDKEITMEKLTPSYVTGTMKIPVGRVRKMNLGDDFLNVFTVGDQLLWGAAEPLRRTMRMLL is encoded by the coding sequence ATGAAAAAAGTTGGTATTATTGGATGGCGTGGGATGGTTGGTTCCGTGCTCATGGAGCGAATGAGGGCCGAAAAGGACTTCGATGTCATCGATCCTTATTTTTTTACAACGTCACAAGCTGGTCAATTAGGACCGAAGGTGAATGGAAAACAAGGTCCATTAAAAGACGCTAAAAATCTTTCTGACTTACAAGAAATGGATATTATCATCTCTTGCCAAGGGGGAGATTATACAAAGTCCGTTTACGCTGATTTGAGATCTTCTGGTTGGCAAGGTTATTGGATTGATGCTGCCTCGACTTTAAGAATGAACGAAGATGCGCTGATTGTTTTAGATCCTGTAAATAAGGCGGTTATGGAGCGAGGAATTGATCGCGGAATTAAAACCTTTGCAGGTGGAAATTGCACAGTTTCATTGCAGCTCATGGCCATTGGATCTCTCTTTGAAAATAATCTTGTCGAATGGGTAAGTAGCATGACTTATCAGGCCGCCTCTGGTGGAGGGGCAAGACATATGAGAGAGCTCATTAAGCAATTTGAAATCTTAGGACTCTCAGTCAAAGATTTAAATGATAACCCAGCTTCAAATATTCACGAAATAGAAAGCAAAGTAACAGAGCTTTTACGTACGAAAAACTTACCAACGGATCAATTTGGAGTACCACTAGCAGGATCACTCATTCCATGGATCGATTCACAATTAGATAACGGTCAATCGCGCGAAGAGTGGAAAGGCATGAGCGAGACAAATAAAATCCTAGGACTTGATAAAGCTTCTGAGATTCCAGTCGATGGAACTTGTGTTCGTATCGGGGCCCTTCGCTGTCACTCGCAGGCCTTTACTATTAAGCTCAAAGAAAAAGTAGATATCAAAAGGGTAGAAGAGCTCATTGCCAATTACACTGAATGGACTGAGTTTGTTCCTAACGATAAAGAAATCACTATGGAAAAATTAACTCCTAGTTATGTGACAGGAACGATGAAAATTCCTGTGGGGAGAGTTCGCAAGATGAATCTTGGCGATGATTTTCTCAATGTCTTTACCGTTGGTGATCAACTTCTTTGGGGAGCTGCTGAGCCTCTTCGAAGAACAATGAGAATGTTATTATAA
- a CDS encoding iron-containing redox enzyme family protein: MENSMFNKIYSHWEEVMKEVNTSKGFSRILNKEITSIHYACILEQIFHHTRENPQIQTFATAFFRGHQRTQIKPFYRHAISEIGHDQLALNDMKALGFETEHIPSSRPSNSTTALLSYAFYQIQFRNPVGYLGYLFHLEYMPTHFGKDYMEALEKVGVSKEAMSFIFDHHTIDQGHIKMMQGYIRELVQTTDDLEEVKYAIEVTAKLYSDMVSDAIAKGDVLFEQAMNQKKESFAMERGSLQ; the protein is encoded by the coding sequence ATGGAAAATTCAATGTTCAATAAGATCTACAGTCACTGGGAAGAAGTCATGAAAGAGGTTAATACTTCAAAGGGCTTCAGTAGAATATTAAATAAAGAAATCACATCAATTCACTATGCTTGTATTTTAGAGCAAATTTTTCACCACACGCGTGAAAATCCTCAGATTCAAACCTTTGCTACGGCTTTCTTTAGAGGTCATCAAAGAACTCAAATTAAACCGTTCTATCGTCACGCTATTAGTGAGATTGGTCACGACCAACTTGCTCTTAATGATATGAAAGCATTAGGTTTTGAAACTGAGCACATTCCAAGTTCAAGGCCATCAAATTCGACGACAGCGCTTTTATCTTATGCCTTTTACCAAATTCAATTTAGAAATCCTGTTGGTTATTTAGGTTATCTTTTTCACCTCGAATATATGCCGACGCATTTTGGTAAAGACTATATGGAGGCCCTTGAAAAAGTTGGTGTCTCAAAAGAGGCCATGAGTTTTATCTTTGATCACCATACAATTGATCAAGGACATATCAAGATGATGCAAGGATATATTAGAGAATTAGTACAAACGACAGATGATTTAGAAGAAGTAAAATATGCAATTGAAGTTACTGCCAAGCTTTATTCTGACATGGTTAGCGATGCCATCGCCAAGGGAGATGTTCTGTTTGAACAGGCCATGAATCAGAAAAAAGAAAGCTTCGCTATGGAGCGAGGATCACTTCAATAA
- a CDS encoding N-acyl amino acid synthase FeeM domain-containing protein, protein MSVLINSNDDHLTSKPQSYYKDNEVYLMQSKEELETVFRFRYFVYIEQMDRQGLKHVDHERKMIIDEWDHLNPYILGVFKDNKMIGTVRLNKLEKGQDYPYEDLFNYSFINHLSQNNCCYTSKIITDKKSRVLSTTLKLMNEVYRYSLHEKITHSLLDCNDPILSFFSKYGFVKTRDANHPEFGNIHIMLLENFNERYLQSIRSPFFKILKEYQDIQSINIFNHQNTKEQINGKFNVQ, encoded by the coding sequence TTGTCAGTATTAATCAACTCAAACGACGATCACTTAACAAGTAAGCCACAGAGTTATTACAAAGATAACGAGGTCTACTTAATGCAATCGAAAGAAGAATTAGAAACCGTTTTTCGCTTTCGCTATTTTGTCTATATCGAGCAAATGGATAGACAAGGCCTTAAGCATGTCGATCATGAAAGAAAAATGATCATCGACGAATGGGATCATCTTAATCCTTATATTCTTGGTGTGTTTAAAGACAATAAAATGATTGGCACTGTAAGACTAAATAAACTAGAAAAAGGTCAAGACTATCCCTATGAAGATCTTTTCAACTACAGTTTCATTAATCACTTAAGTCAAAACAACTGCTGCTACACAAGTAAAATCATAACAGACAAGAAATCTCGAGTGCTCTCGACGACTTTAAAGCTAATGAATGAAGTTTATCGTTACTCTCTACATGAGAAGATCACACATAGCTTACTCGATTGTAACGATCCGATACTTAGCTTTTTCAGCAAGTATGGCTTTGTAAAAACCAGAGATGCTAATCATCCTGAATTTGGAAATATACACATCATGCTTTTAGAAAATTTTAATGAACGTTATCTGCAATCGATTCGTTCTCCGTTTTTTAAAATTCTAAAAGAATACCAAGACATTCAATCAATCAACATATTCAATCATCAAAACACTAAGGAGCAGATTAATGGAAAATTCAATGTTCAATAA
- a CDS encoding DUF4423 domain-containing protein, whose product MEITLTTALKREYQKRFERNSNYSLRSFARDLGLSSGRLSEILNKESAISQKTLDQVHQKIELTDREYQLIVKIEENKRKGRATLNEVLIDEQFELSPFHMATLTLLDHKPMSLIELKKHAPFDLKTLEGLLLDLVEGEFVRVIIDEMSSYSLCEAKHGKLLFKDKDKRTTYIESCFDLSKNAIREIPKQERIHSASIVKVSKNDIAKIKEDFEKFRLSVIQKIDESELQGNEKPHLLCLSLNPFKTGDQ is encoded by the coding sequence ATGGAAATAACCTTAACCACGGCCTTAAAAAGAGAGTATCAGAAGCGTTTCGAAAGAAATAGCAACTACTCCCTTCGCTCATTTGCAAGAGATTTAGGCCTAAGTTCAGGCCGTCTCAGTGAAATCTTAAACAAAGAAAGTGCCATTTCTCAAAAGACTCTCGATCAAGTTCACCAGAAAATAGAACTTACTGATAGAGAGTATCAGCTCATTGTTAAAATCGAAGAAAATAAAAGAAAAGGAAGGGCCACTCTCAACGAGGTTCTTATTGACGAGCAATTTGAGCTATCACCCTTTCATATGGCCACACTGACGCTTCTTGATCATAAACCCATGAGCCTAATCGAATTAAAGAAACACGCTCCATTTGATCTTAAAACGCTTGAGGGCCTACTTCTTGATTTAGTTGAAGGAGAGTTCGTTCGGGTCATCATTGATGAAATGAGTTCTTATTCTCTTTGTGAAGCTAAACATGGAAAACTTCTTTTCAAAGATAAAGATAAGAGAACGACTTATATAGAGTCATGCTTTGATCTTTCAAAAAATGCGATTCGCGAAATTCCAAAACAAGAGCGTATTCATTCTGCATCAATTGTTAAGGTTTCAAAAAATGATATTGCTAAGATAAAAGAAGATTTTGAAAAATTCAGGCTCTCAGTCATACAAAAAATTGATGAAAGTGAATTACAAGGTAATGAAAAACCTCATTTACTATGCCTCTCTTTAAATCCATTTAAAACTGGCGATCAATAA
- a CDS encoding sensor histidine kinase — protein MKITDSIRALAHWFSPDSAKQSSDVLERSNYAILSASQIIASIVLLVFFLLNIVNENHRVAIAQIVSVAIFTINLFSYKRDGQYSRSAILFILTLGMLLSFQQLYAPELLFTNLMWMPCFSIFGVMLLGEFLGFFTGIIVSLLMLAAYLFPKAYTVIPDVFSREEIYVFDSVSIVFCFVTFYFVSRVFVKQKNEAIITSDQQRLELFKLNEKNRSLLAVLSHDLTNPLFAMKMSLFKIDRKYEKMSEDQKKDLFSKMGEITLNMEQLIHSVRSLQAFENGKLEVAIEKVDLLEVVQEALTNHQDLATQKQIQVKIAQDKEHYFVKSERTSLKNSVITNILTNAIKFSPKGADIEFNFKEEDEQIKLEIKDYGIGIPHEILKNLFRHDVTTSRSGTGGEKGTGFGMPIVKFYLDLYGADIDVETNENENIGPTGSTFKLAFQKSE, from the coding sequence ATGAAGATAACTGACTCCATAAGAGCTCTCGCGCATTGGTTTTCTCCGGACTCGGCGAAACAATCAAGTGATGTCTTAGAAAGATCCAATTATGCCATTCTTTCGGCCAGTCAAATCATTGCTTCCATAGTCCTTTTAGTCTTTTTTCTCCTAAATATTGTTAATGAAAATCACCGCGTTGCTATTGCTCAAATTGTTAGTGTCGCCATCTTTACGATCAACCTCTTTTCCTACAAAAGAGACGGTCAATATTCTCGTTCAGCAATTCTCTTTATCTTAACTCTAGGCATGCTTCTTTCATTCCAGCAGCTTTATGCTCCGGAGCTTCTTTTTACAAATCTCATGTGGATGCCATGTTTTTCTATTTTTGGTGTTATGCTGCTTGGAGAGTTTCTAGGATTTTTTACGGGGATTATTGTCTCGCTTCTCATGCTCGCGGCCTATCTCTTTCCTAAGGCCTATACGGTTATACCCGATGTCTTTTCAAGAGAAGAAATCTACGTTTTTGATAGTGTGTCCATCGTCTTTTGTTTTGTTACTTTTTATTTTGTCTCAAGGGTCTTTGTTAAGCAAAAAAATGAGGCCATCATCACTTCGGATCAACAACGATTAGAACTCTTTAAACTCAATGAGAAAAATCGCTCTCTTTTAGCTGTTCTATCGCACGACTTAACAAATCCACTATTTGCCATGAAGATGAGTCTTTTTAAAATAGATCGCAAATATGAGAAAATGAGTGAAGATCAAAAGAAGGACCTCTTTTCAAAGATGGGTGAAATCACTTTGAATATGGAGCAATTAATCCATTCAGTTCGTTCTTTGCAGGCCTTTGAAAATGGAAAATTGGAAGTGGCCATTGAAAAAGTGGATCTTCTAGAAGTCGTTCAAGAGGCCCTCACAAATCACCAAGACCTCGCCACACAAAAGCAAATTCAAGTCAAAATAGCGCAAGATAAAGAGCACTACTTTGTAAAATCAGAGAGAACTTCTCTCAAAAACAGCGTCATAACAAACATCCTAACAAATGCCATCAAGTTCTCACCAAAGGGTGCTGATATCGAGTTCAACTTTAAGGAAGAAGACGAGCAAATCAAGCTTGAAATTAAAGATTACGGAATTGGAATTCCTCATGAGATTTTGAAAAATCTCTTTCGCCACGATGTCACGACATCTCGTTCTGGAACAGGTGGCGAAAAAGGAACGGGCTTTGGTATGCCAATCGTAAAATTCTACCTCGATCTCTACGGGGCAGATATAGACGTTGAAACAAACGAAAATGAAAATATTGGCCCAACTGGTAGTACTTTCAAATTGGCCTTTCAAAAATCTGAGTAA